From Haloarcula sp. CBA1127, a single genomic window includes:
- the rocF gene encoding arginase: MEQQVRVLGVPMDLGADRRGVDMGPSAIRYGGLADQLSDIGIDCIDGGDIAVPRPEERDPDAGGLESGRAKFFRETKEVCEDVTTAVDATLREGRFPLVLGGDHSIGIGTISGAAREDEELGVIWFDAHGDFNTPETTPSGNIHGMSLAAVLGLGEFSNHEWAHTPAVSEENIVIVGLRDVDDEERRLIEESDITAYTMSDIDARSAPEVVDEALEIATDGTDGIHVSLDLDWLDPTEAPGVGTPVRGGVSYREAHIAMEYVAEQHDQLRSMELVEVNPILDEHNRTAELACELVASAFGKRVL, encoded by the coding sequence ATGGAACAACAGGTTCGCGTGCTCGGCGTGCCGATGGACCTCGGCGCTGACCGGCGCGGCGTCGACATGGGACCATCAGCGATACGGTACGGCGGCCTCGCCGACCAGTTGTCGGATATTGGTATCGACTGCATCGACGGCGGCGACATCGCCGTGCCACGACCGGAGGAGCGCGACCCCGATGCCGGTGGGCTGGAAAGCGGGCGCGCGAAGTTCTTCAGAGAGACAAAAGAGGTCTGTGAGGACGTGACGACGGCGGTCGATGCGACCCTGCGGGAGGGACGGTTCCCGCTCGTTCTGGGCGGCGACCACTCTATCGGCATCGGTACCATTTCCGGTGCGGCCCGCGAGGACGAGGAACTGGGCGTCATCTGGTTCGATGCGCACGGCGATTTCAACACACCGGAGACCACACCCAGCGGGAACATCCACGGGATGTCGCTGGCGGCCGTCCTCGGTCTCGGTGAGTTTTCGAACCACGAGTGGGCGCACACGCCGGCAGTGAGCGAGGAAAACATCGTCATCGTCGGGCTTCGAGACGTGGACGACGAGGAACGCCGGCTGATCGAAGAAAGCGACATCACGGCATACACGATGTCTGATATCGATGCCCGGAGCGCACCGGAGGTCGTCGACGAGGCACTGGAAATCGCCACTGATGGGACGGACGGGATACACGTCTCGCTCGACCTCGACTGGCTCGACCCGACGGAAGCCCCCGGCGTCGGGACGCCGGTTCGTGGCGGTGTCTCCTACCGCGAGGCCCACATCGCGATGGAGTACGTCGCCGAACAGCACGACCAGCTGCGCTCGATGGAACTGGTCGAGGTGAACCCGATTCTCGACGAGCACAACCGCACTGCCGAACTG